In Prunus dulcis chromosome 1, ALMONDv2, whole genome shotgun sequence, the following are encoded in one genomic region:
- the LOC117618091 gene encoding alkaline/neutral invertase A, mitochondrial-like translates to MSSSNCIGIYTMRPCCRILMGYGSRSSSVFGSPQPKLNDIVTHNLSKLQSRRQKRSCNSQIVGYIGVIDPNRRVFSVSDSNWGQTRVCKTTSRVGNTSSSRRGILVIPNVASDIRNHSTSVETQVNGKTSFESIYIQGGLNVKPLVIEKIETDHGDVVREEESRVEVNGSNVNVNIGNSKGLNDTKDERELSDIEKEAWSLLRDSVVSYCGNPVGTLAATDPADKTPLNYDQVFIRDFVPSALAFLLNGEADIVKNFLLHTLQLQSWEKTVDCHSPGQGLMPASFKVKTVPLDGMNGAFEEVLDPDFGESAIGRVAPVDSGLWWIILLRAYGKITGDYALQERVDFQTGIRLVLNLCLKNGFDMFPTLLVTDGSCMIDRRMGIHGHPLEIQALFYSALRCSREMLIVNDGTKDLVAAINNRLSALSFHMREYYWVDMKKINEIYRYKTEEYSTDAVNKFNIYPDQIPSWLVDWIPEEGGYLIGNLQPAHMDFRFFTLGNLWSIVSSLGTHKQNEGILNLIEAKWDDFVAQMPLKICYPALEYEEWRIITGGDPKNTPWSYHNGGSWPTLLWQFTLACIKMGRTELAQKAVDLAEKRLSADQWPEYYDTKSGRFIGKQSRLFQTWTIAGYLTSKMLLENPEKASLLLWEEDYELLETCVCALTKTGRKKCSRLAAKSQIAV, encoded by the exons ATGAGTAGTAGCAATTGTATTGGAATCTATACCATGAGGCCATGCTGTAGAATTCTCATGGGCTATGGCTCCAGAAGTTCTTCAGTTTTCGGTTCACCGCAGCCAAAATTGAACGATATAGTCACTCATAATTTGTCGAAATTACAATCGAGACGTCAAAAACGTAGCTGTAATTCTCAGATTGTGGGGTACATAGGTGTAATTGATCCGAATCGGAGGGTTTTTAGTGTTTCCGATTCGAATTGGGGTCAGACTAGGGTTTGCAAGACGACTAGTCGTGTTGGTAATACTAGTAGTAGTAGAaggggtattttagtcatccCAAATGTAGCGTCCGATATTAGGAACCATTCGACCTCGGTGGAAACTCAGGTTAATGGGAAGACCTCCTTCGAAAGTATTTATATTCAAGGTGGGTTGAATGTGAAACCTTTGGTGATAGAGAAGATTGAGACAGATCATGGTGATGTAGTTAGAGAAGAAGAGTCTAGGGTAGAGGTTAATGGCTCAAATGTAAATGTGAATATAGGTAATTCCAAGGGTTTGAATGACACCAAGGATGAGAGAGAGCTGTCTGATATTGAAAAGGAAGCCTGGAGCTTGCTTCGGGATTCAGTTGTTAGTTATTGTGGGAATCCAGTGGGAACTCTTGCTGCTACTGATCCGGCTGACAAGACACCGCTCAATTACGATCAGGTCTTCATTCGAGACTTTGTCCCATCGGCACTCGCTTTCTTGCTCAATGGAGAAGCTGATATTGTCAAGAATTTTCTGCTTCACACTTTGCAGTTACAG AGCTGGGAGAAGACGGTTGACTGCCACAGCCCTGGGCAAGGGTTGATGCCGGCAAGCTTTAAAGTTAAGACTGTACCTCTTGATGGGATGAATGGAGCATTTGAGGAAGTTTTAGATCCTGATTTTGGTGAATCAGCCATTGGCCGTGTTGCACCTGTTGATTCAG GGTTGTGGTGGATCATCTTGTTGAGAGCTTATGGAAAGATCACTGGTGATTATGCATTACAAGAAAGGGTAGATTTCCAGACAGGCATAAGGCTGGTCCTTAATCTGTGTTTAAAAAATGGATTTGACATGTTTCCTACCCTGTTAGTCACTGATGGTTCCTGTATGATTGATAGACGGATGGGTATTCATGGACACCCTCTTGAAATCCAA GCGCTGTTCTATTCAGCTCTAAGATGCTCCCGTGAAATGCTCATTGTCAATGATGGCACAAAAGATTTGGTGGCTGCAATCAATAACCGACTTAGTGCACTCTCATTTCATATGAGAGAATATTATTGGGTGGATATGAAGAAGATCAACGAGATTTATCGTTACAAGACAGAGGAATATTCTACAGATGCTGTCAACAAGTTCAATATCTATCCAGATCAAATTCCATCTTGGTTAGTTGATTGGATTCCTGAGGAAGGTGGTTACCTCATTGGCAATCTACAACCTGCTCATATGGATTTTAGGTTCTTCACACTTGGAAATCTTTGGTCTATTGTATCATCTCTGGGTACCCACAAACAGAATGAGggtattttaaatttgattgaaGCCAAATGGGATGATTTCGTGGCTCAAATGCCCCTTAAAATTTGTTACCCTGCTCTGGAGTATGAAGAATGGCGAATAATTACTGGTGGTGACCCAAAGAATAC GCCATGGTCATATCATAATGGTGGGTCTTGGCCAACACTCCTATGGCAG TTCACCTTGGCTTGCATCAAGATGGGGAGGACCGAGTTAGCACAAAAGGCAGTGGATTTGGCAGAGAAGAGGCTTTCTGCGGATCAGTGGCCTGAATATTACGACACTAAAAGTGGGAGATTTATAGGCAAGCAATCCCGGCTTTTCCAGACGTGGACGATTGCTGGTTACCTAACCTCAAAGATGCTGTTGGAGAACCCTGAGAAGGCATCGTTGTTGTTGTGGGAGGAGGATTATGAACTTCTGGAGACTTGTGTTTGTGCACTCACCAAAACCGGTCGAAAGAAGTGTTCGCGCTTAGCTGCAAAATCTCAGATTGCGGTTTAG